From Streptomyces sp. NBC_00370, a single genomic window includes:
- a CDS encoding SDR family oxidoreductase, with the protein MAAKTALITGGTSGIGRATAELLHSRGYRVMVTGLGDTASAGLPADVIVVEADISSLTDINHAMDTARERLGSLGLLYLNAGMPRPGLSIESTDEAAFDALFNINVKGNFFTLQKALPLLNEGASVVFTVGAGEGLGAAMTASKGALLPLVRSLAIELAPRRIRVNAVSPGLIDTPAYSRMGISRDAIASWSEGVPLGRVGAPADIAAAVAFLASDDAGYITGDNLIVSGGIGVHTRPM; encoded by the coding sequence GTGGCAGCAAAGACAGCACTCATCACTGGTGGAACCAGCGGGATCGGCAGGGCCACCGCAGAACTGCTCCACTCGCGGGGGTACCGGGTCATGGTCACCGGCCTGGGGGACACCGCCAGTGCCGGCCTTCCCGCGGATGTCATCGTCGTCGAGGCCGACATCAGCTCCCTGACCGACATCAACCACGCGATGGACACGGCGCGCGAGCGTCTGGGCTCCCTCGGCCTGCTCTACCTCAACGCGGGCATGCCTCGTCCCGGCCTCTCGATCGAGTCCACCGACGAGGCCGCCTTCGACGCCCTGTTCAACATCAACGTCAAGGGCAACTTCTTCACACTGCAAAAAGCGCTCCCCCTGCTGAACGAAGGCGCGTCCGTGGTCTTCACCGTCGGCGCCGGCGAGGGACTCGGCGCCGCCATGACCGCTTCCAAGGGAGCTCTGCTGCCGCTCGTACGCTCCCTGGCCATCGAACTCGCCCCCCGCCGCATCCGAGTCAACGCAGTGAGCCCCGGCCTGATCGACACTCCCGCGTACAGCAGGATGGGCATCTCCCGGGACGCGATCGCCTCTTGGAGTGAGGGTGTTCCTCTCGGCCGTGTCGGAGCCCCTGCCGACATTGCCGCAGCCGTCGCCTTCCTTGCGTCCGACGACGCCGGATACATAACGGGCGACAATCTGATCGTCTCCGGAGGCATCGGTGTTCATACCCGCCCCATGTAA
- a CDS encoding TetR/AcrR family transcriptional regulator: MTQGTQGNGETTPTLWDRTRQLAVQEILRTALRLFTQQGYDETTIAQIAREAGVSQRTLFRYFGTKEDLVGGSQERFVALMTEAVHKQPADASAWTVLRAAFEAVLSLHTTPEEALERFRLLHHTDSLRAAYLGKRARSQEALMPLLEARLAPVGTDRGQARAIVATAFACFDAATVTWLEGNGQGTILALYDQGLSGVRS, from the coding sequence ATGACGCAGGGAACGCAGGGCAATGGGGAGACGACGCCCACGCTGTGGGATCGGACGCGGCAGCTGGCGGTCCAGGAGATTCTCCGAACCGCCTTGCGCCTGTTCACGCAGCAGGGATACGACGAGACCACCATCGCGCAGATCGCCCGCGAGGCGGGCGTCTCCCAGCGCACCCTCTTCCGGTACTTCGGCACCAAGGAAGACCTCGTCGGCGGCAGCCAAGAGCGCTTCGTCGCCCTCATGACGGAAGCTGTCCATAAGCAGCCCGCCGATGCCAGTGCCTGGACGGTGTTGCGGGCTGCGTTCGAGGCCGTGCTCTCCCTGCACACAACTCCCGAGGAGGCACTGGAGCGCTTCCGTCTGTTGCACCACACCGACTCGCTGCGCGCCGCGTATCTGGGGAAGCGGGCGCGCAGCCAGGAGGCGCTCATGCCCCTGCTCGAAGCCAGACTGGCGCCCGTCGGGACGGACAGGGGGCAAGCCCGCGCCATCGTCGCGACAGCGTTCGCGTGCTTCGATGCCGCTACCGTGACGTGGCTTGAGGGCAATGGACAGGGCACCATTCTCGCCCTGTACGACCAGGGCCTGAGTGGCGTACGCAGCTAG
- a CDS encoding type III effector protein has protein sequence MPAPNPPTPPRTDKQSPVSFLAAAAALEAIGKAVEAAQNHTSERPDTPVADPQDALNSLLLLREVREQLAGWETGLVETARHAGASWADLAHPLGVASRQAAERRYLRQRPGAAGSTGEQRVQATRDRRAADRNVTTWARDNAADLRRLAGQITALTDLPTTARDPIRHLHQALADNNPAELLAPLAATAPHLRPDHPELADHVDTLTDHTHHLRHPNDH, from the coding sequence ATGCCAGCACCGAATCCGCCCACCCCACCCCGGACGGACAAGCAGAGCCCGGTCTCCTTCCTCGCCGCCGCGGCCGCCCTGGAAGCGATCGGCAAAGCCGTTGAGGCCGCCCAGAACCACACCTCCGAGCGGCCTGACACCCCTGTCGCAGACCCCCAGGACGCTCTGAATTCCCTGCTGCTGCTGCGCGAGGTACGTGAACAGCTCGCCGGATGGGAGACAGGCCTGGTCGAGACGGCACGTCACGCTGGTGCGAGCTGGGCGGACCTCGCCCACCCCCTCGGCGTCGCCAGCCGACAAGCCGCCGAACGCCGCTACCTGCGACAGCGCCCCGGAGCCGCCGGAAGCACCGGCGAGCAGCGCGTACAGGCAACCCGCGACCGCCGGGCCGCAGACCGCAACGTCACCACCTGGGCCCGCGACAACGCAGCCGACCTGCGCCGCCTCGCCGGCCAAATCACCGCCCTCACCGACCTACCGACCACCGCGAGGGACCCGATCCGCCACCTGCACCAGGCCCTCGCCGACAACAACCCCGCCGAACTCCTGGCCCCCCTGGCCGCCACCGCCCCGCACCTACGGCCCGACCACCCCGAACTCGCCGACCACGTCGACACCCTCACCGACCACACCCACCACCTGCGCCACCCCAACGACCACTGA
- a CDS encoding Hsp20/alpha crystallin family protein, producing MLMRTDPFRELDRLTQQLMGPGTSSRPAAMPMDAYRDGDDYVVVFDLPGVTPDAIDIDVERNMLTVRAERRPAGGADTVQMELAERPLGVFSRQIVLADTLDTERIEANCEAGVLTLRIPIAERAKPRKITISGANGRREISG from the coding sequence ATGCTGATGCGCACTGACCCCTTCCGCGAACTCGACCGGCTCACGCAGCAGTTGATGGGCCCCGGTACGTCTTCGCGGCCGGCCGCGATGCCGATGGACGCGTACCGTGACGGTGACGACTACGTCGTGGTCTTCGATCTTCCCGGTGTCACGCCGGACGCGATCGACATCGACGTGGAGCGGAACATGCTCACCGTCAGGGCTGAGCGCCGCCCGGCGGGCGGGGCCGACACCGTGCAGATGGAACTGGCCGAGCGGCCCCTGGGTGTGTTCTCCCGGCAGATCGTTCTTGCCGACACCCTGGACACGGAACGCATCGAGGCCAACTGTGAGGCGGGTGTTCTGACGCTGCGGATCCCGATTGCCGAGCGCGCCAAGCCCCGCAAGATCACCATCAGCGGGGCCAACGGTCGGCGGGAGATCTCCGGCTGA
- a CDS encoding DUF2267 domain-containing protein has product MYRPEPTQDPAAMSYEEMLEKIRYEGAYPTRERAEHAARAVLAGLGRQLTGQERSALTACLPIEAALVFTAQVPAAEPLTGWGFVKDLATRTGTTPAVARWDAGSVFSALGALAGPGLLSRVLGRLPAGYALLFGRAELVQAA; this is encoded by the coding sequence ATGTACCGCCCCGAGCCGACCCAGGACCCTGCGGCGATGTCGTACGAAGAGATGCTGGAGAAGATCCGGTACGAGGGCGCCTATCCCACCCGGGAACGCGCCGAGCACGCTGCGCGGGCTGTGCTTGCGGGCCTTGGCCGGCAACTGACCGGCCAGGAACGCTCCGCTCTCACAGCCTGCCTCCCCATCGAGGCGGCCCTGGTTTTTACCGCGCAGGTGCCTGCTGCGGAGCCGCTCACCGGCTGGGGCTTCGTCAAAGACCTTGCCACCCGCACCGGCACCACTCCCGCCGTCGCGCGGTGGGACGCCGGCTCGGTCTTCAGCGCGCTCGGGGCCCTCGCCGGCCCCGGCCTCCTTAGCCGTGTCCTCGGAAGGCTCCCCGCCGGCTACGCGCTGCTGTTCGGACGGGCAGAGCTGGTCCAGGCCGCCTGA
- a CDS encoding SigB/SigF/SigG family RNA polymerase sigma factor, with the protein MSTRMSGPSAVLVGEAAGISEGDARTGGLSQIEDAQKIAPKDARDLSKLFFDRLQALEEGTREYQDVRNTLIEMNLSLVKFAAKRFRNRADQMEDIVQVGTIGLIKAIDRFELSREVEFTTFAIPYITGEIKRFFRDTTWAVHVPRRLQVLRVELARAKDQLAVILDRDPTVRELAAHMRLTENEVIEGLIASNGYNSDSLDLPTDSSSEPRTTSLADFVGACDPAMELIEDFHSLAPLLTTLDERERLILELRFGQELTQAEIGERLGISQMHVSRILSRTLTQLRAGLLVEE; encoded by the coding sequence ATGTCCACGCGTATGTCGGGTCCGTCCGCGGTTCTGGTCGGGGAAGCGGCCGGAATATCCGAGGGTGATGCCCGGACCGGCGGCCTGTCGCAGATCGAGGACGCGCAGAAGATCGCACCGAAGGATGCCCGGGACCTGTCGAAGCTGTTCTTCGACCGGCTCCAGGCGCTGGAGGAAGGCACCCGCGAATACCAGGACGTCCGCAACACCCTGATCGAGATGAACCTGTCCCTGGTCAAGTTCGCGGCGAAGCGCTTCCGCAACCGGGCGGATCAGATGGAAGACATCGTGCAGGTCGGAACGATCGGGCTGATCAAGGCGATCGACCGGTTCGAACTCTCGCGCGAGGTGGAATTCACCACGTTCGCGATCCCCTACATCACCGGCGAGATCAAGCGGTTCTTCCGCGACACCACCTGGGCCGTCCACGTACCACGCCGACTGCAGGTGCTGCGCGTCGAACTCGCGCGTGCCAAAGACCAACTGGCAGTCATCCTGGACCGCGACCCCACGGTGCGCGAGCTCGCCGCGCACATGAGGCTGACCGAGAACGAGGTCATCGAGGGCCTGATCGCGTCCAACGGCTACAACAGCGACTCCCTCGACCTGCCCACCGACTCCAGTTCCGAGCCGCGAACCACATCGCTCGCCGACTTCGTGGGAGCCTGCGATCCCGCCATGGAACTCATCGAGGACTTCCACAGCCTCGCACCGCTTCTGACCACCCTCGACGAGCGCGAACGCCTCATCCTTGAGCTGCGCTTCGGCCAGGAACTGACCCAGGCCGAGATCGGCGAGCGGCTGGGCATCTCCCAGATGCACGTCTCACGGATTCTGTCGCGCACACTGACCCAACTCCGCGCCGGACTGCTCGTCGAAGAATGA
- a CDS encoding ATP-binding protein — protein METMCVDTAAVRSATAVSDARERTRAFLETLRQRALDAEAADTIVLVVSELVTNALRHGGGTYTLRLTAHPDYVEVAVDDPGPQEPRMRTPDLNGGTGGFGWAMVNHLAHATTVTRRPSGGKTVSALLPR, from the coding sequence ATGGAGACGATGTGCGTCGACACCGCAGCCGTTCGCTCCGCGACCGCCGTCTCCGACGCACGCGAGCGCACGCGGGCCTTCCTCGAAACCCTCCGGCAGCGGGCCCTCGACGCCGAGGCGGCCGACACCATCGTCCTGGTCGTCTCCGAACTCGTCACCAACGCCCTGCGGCACGGCGGCGGTACCTACACCCTGCGCCTGACCGCCCACCCCGACTATGTCGAGGTGGCCGTCGATGACCCCGGCCCACAGGAACCGCGCATGCGCACACCCGACCTGAACGGTGGGACCGGAGGCTTCGGCTGGGCGATGGTCAACCACCTCGCCCACGCCACCACGGTGACCCGCCGGCCGTCCGGTGGCAAGACGGTAAGCGCCCTCCTCCCCCGCTAG
- a CDS encoding helix-turn-helix domain-containing protein has protein sequence MTADDSFGRLDDDDYPAYTMGRAAEMLNTTQGFLRAIGEARLITPLRSEGGHRRYSRYQLRIAARARELVDQGTPIEAACRIVILEDQLEEAKRINAEHHRTAAS, from the coding sequence ATGACAGCAGACGACTCGTTCGGCCGTCTCGACGACGACGACTACCCCGCCTACACCATGGGCCGGGCCGCCGAGATGCTCAACACCACCCAGGGCTTCCTCCGCGCCATCGGCGAAGCCCGCCTCATCACACCCCTGCGCTCCGAGGGCGGACACCGCCGCTACTCCCGCTACCAGCTGCGCATCGCCGCCCGCGCACGGGAACTCGTCGACCAGGGCACCCCGATCGAGGCCGCGTGCCGCATCGTCATCCTCGAAGACCAACTCGAAGAAGCGAAACGCATCAACGCCGAACACCACCGCACCGCCGCCAGTTGA
- a CDS encoding TetR family transcriptional regulator, whose product MSEPTGLRARKKERTRDAIGDTAVSLFLERGFDRVSVNDIAAAAEISKPTLFRYFPTKEDLVLHRFADHQGEAARVLRDRRSGIKPMTALHRHFRDGLDRYDPVTGLNDHPEVVAFHRLVFTTPSLAGRLTRYQLEDEEALADALGEGIQARLRAAQILAVQRVLARTNWQKIADGRIAHDVHPEAVADADQAFNQLQ is encoded by the coding sequence ATGAGCGAGCCGACCGGACTCAGGGCACGCAAGAAGGAACGGACGCGCGACGCCATCGGCGACACGGCCGTCTCGCTGTTCTTGGAGCGCGGCTTCGACCGCGTCTCGGTCAACGACATCGCCGCTGCGGCCGAGATCTCCAAGCCGACCCTCTTCCGGTACTTCCCCACCAAGGAAGACCTGGTGCTGCACCGGTTCGCGGACCACCAGGGCGAGGCGGCACGCGTCCTACGTGACCGCAGGTCCGGCATCAAGCCGATGACGGCGCTGCACCGCCACTTCCGGGACGGCCTCGATCGGTACGATCCTGTCACCGGCCTCAACGATCATCCCGAGGTGGTGGCGTTCCATCGGCTGGTCTTCACCACACCGAGCCTGGCAGGACGGCTCACGCGGTACCAACTCGAGGATGAGGAGGCACTGGCAGACGCCCTCGGCGAAGGCATCCAGGCACGCCTGCGAGCCGCCCAGATACTCGCGGTCCAACGGGTGCTCGCCCGGACCAACTGGCAGAAGATCGCCGACGGTCGAATCGCCCACGACGTCCACCCCGAGGCCGTAGCCGATGCCGACCAGGCATTCAACCAACTGCAGTGA
- a CDS encoding NAD(P)H-binding protein encodes MGGMNQIDIPPVLVTGATGRVGRVVIDRLLDAGVPVRALIHRSEAGAKLPAKAEVFTGDLTVPESLDPALDGVGAVFLVWTAPPQTAAAVVERLAGHVQRVVFLSSPHQTPHPFFQQPNPMAVLHADIERLIAATGLESTIIRPGMLASNSLAWWVPAIRAGEVVRWPYGAAETAPVDDRDVAAVAARTLYQDGYVGGDYVLTGPESLTHAAQVDVIADALGRRIAFEEMTPDEFRSLSEGTAPSSVVDMLLAAWSAAVGQPAYITTAVADILGTAPRTFRQWAADHATVFTEGSEGS; translated from the coding sequence ATGGGTGGCATGAATCAGATAGACATTCCTCCCGTGCTCGTAACCGGGGCGACGGGCCGGGTCGGCCGCGTCGTCATCGACCGTCTCCTCGACGCGGGTGTGCCGGTCCGCGCCCTCATCCATCGCTCCGAGGCGGGGGCGAAGCTGCCTGCGAAGGCCGAGGTCTTCACCGGCGACCTCACTGTGCCCGAGTCGCTCGACCCGGCATTGGATGGAGTCGGTGCGGTCTTCCTCGTGTGGACCGCTCCGCCTCAGACCGCCGCGGCAGTCGTCGAGCGGCTGGCAGGCCACGTGCAGCGGGTCGTCTTTCTCTCCTCCCCGCACCAGACGCCGCACCCCTTCTTCCAGCAGCCCAATCCCATGGCGGTGCTGCACGCCGACATCGAGCGGCTCATCGCGGCCACCGGACTCGAGTCGACGATCATCCGGCCTGGGATGCTTGCGTCGAACTCGCTGGCCTGGTGGGTGCCCGCCATCCGGGCCGGTGAGGTAGTCCGGTGGCCTTACGGCGCTGCCGAGACGGCACCCGTCGACGACCGCGACGTCGCAGCCGTCGCGGCGCGGACGCTGTATCAGGACGGATACGTCGGAGGCGACTACGTCCTTACGGGCCCCGAATCGCTGACCCACGCCGCGCAGGTGGACGTTATCGCTGACGCCTTGGGGCGCCGGATCGCATTCGAGGAGATGACGCCGGACGAGTTCCGGAGCCTGTCGGAGGGGACGGCGCCCAGCTCGGTCGTCGACATGCTGCTCGCCGCGTGGAGTGCGGCGGTCGGACAGCCCGCGTACATCACCACTGCGGTGGCCGACATCCTTGGGACGGCGCCGCGAACGTTTCGCCAGTGGGCCGCCGACCATGCCACCGTCTTCACGGAGGGTTCGGAGGGGTCGTAA
- a CDS encoding DUF2461 family protein, translated as MRGQFTGWPERAMDVLLQLQGEPPHATRERYRADRERLVRQPMIALLNEVADTDRRYEDFSVWHYRTDSWWWQHQGAVIRLGRKIEIGLRFDLDGLRIQGAWWYPDPGQVDMFRKAVASEGSGRELSAIVEDVRKKGYDISGDVMKRPPRGYPADHSRTNLLRHRSLIAARPLGCEEWLHTPEALERVLSAAADLDALLMWLVRHVQRA; from the coding sequence ATGCGCGGACAGTTCACCGGCTGGCCGGAGCGGGCCATGGACGTGTTGTTGCAGCTCCAGGGCGAACCGCCCCATGCGACCCGCGAGCGCTATCGCGCGGACCGCGAACGCCTGGTCCGGCAGCCGATGATCGCCCTGCTCAACGAGGTCGCGGACACCGACCGCCGGTACGAGGACTTCTCCGTCTGGCACTACCGCACCGACTCCTGGTGGTGGCAGCACCAGGGCGCGGTGATCCGGCTCGGCCGCAAGATCGAGATCGGTCTCCGGTTCGACCTGGACGGTCTGCGGATCCAGGGCGCCTGGTGGTACCCCGATCCCGGCCAGGTGGACATGTTCCGCAAAGCCGTGGCCTCCGAGGGGAGCGGCCGCGAACTGTCCGCCATCGTCGAGGACGTGCGGAAGAAGGGCTACGACATCTCCGGGGACGTGATGAAACGCCCCCCGCGTGGCTATCCGGCGGACCACTCCCGTACGAACCTGCTGCGCCACCGTTCGCTGATCGCCGCCCGTCCCCTCGGCTGCGAGGAGTGGCTGCACACACCCGAGGCGCTGGAGCGGGTCCTCTCGGCCGCCGCCGACCTGGACGCCTTGCTGATGTGGCTGGTTCGCCACGTGCAGCGCGCCTGA